The sequence TCTGGCTGTTGTTGCGCCGACTGCAGATTCTGACTTTTGACTTTACGGCATCCGGCTCAGCATCGCACGATCTGGCGCTAGAGCGCGCGGTGCGTGTATTGCATCCCGACGATGGATCACGCGCTGGGGCCTTTTGGGGTAGCCTCATAGAACTAGCAATCGATGTGGCGAAAAGTGGCGGTGACAGAACCCGCGAGACAGCACTGCAAGCTCTCGCGCAGCTGGGCTATCGGTTCCTAGGCGAGCGTCGGCACGCTACGGCCCGAGCCGCGCTAGCTGAGTCATCCCGCTTGGCGCTTGCTGACATTCGTAACCGTGTGGGCAACGTCGTTCTTGCACGGCAGGAGCGCGTTACCGCAACGCGCGAAGCGTTGGATCGCGGACGCTATGTGGAGATCCGTGGTGATGCGGGCGTCGGCAAATCGGGCGTCCTGCGGCAGATGGCCGAGGCCATGCAAGCCGAAAGTCAGGTCATCGTTCTCAGCCCAGGACGATGTGTGCCGCGCGGGTGGACCGCGTTGCGCGCACAGCTGAGCTTCGACGGAACGCTTCGCGAATTGCTCGTCGAACTGGCTAATGACGGCGGCGCCACGATCTTTGTCGACAACCTTGACTCTTTCAGCGCAGAGGAGAGGGCCACGGTCGTGGATGTCGTCGGGGAAGCCTCTGTTGTTCCGGGGGTGGTTGTGGTCGCAACGGCTCGGCGCGAATTTGGGATCGATGAGCCCAGTTGGCTACCAAGCGATGCACTGGCACGCCTGGGCGGAACCGACCCGATCATGATAGGTGAGCTGAGCAAGGTGGAGATTGAGCAGTTGAAGGTGACAAATCCTTCGCTTGCGCCCCTTCTGACGGACGGCCATCCCGCACGCCAGGTCACCAGAAACCTGTTTCGCCTCGCACGGCTGGCGAGTCAGCCGGCGTCTGATCCCGTACCGCGCACTGAAGTCGATATGGCCGAGCAGTGGTGGACCAGTGCGGACGGCGCACGCGACACCGGGTGGCGTGATCGGACTCGGCTGCTGCAAGGCGCGGCAGCGCAGACCTTGTCTGGCGCCGACTTCCTCGACGTTACAGGCCAAGCCGCGGCGCCGATCGATGCTTTGGTGTCTAGCGGCACTCTGCGGGATTTGGGCATTGACCGGGTCGCGTTTCGCCATGACGTACTGCGTGAGTGGGCGATTGCGAGCGCACTGCACGCCGATCCGGAACTCGTCGACAGGCTACAACTAGATCGGCCAGCAGCGGCAATGTTTGCACGTGGTGTTGAGCTGGCAGGCCGCATGGCAATCGAGCGGGCGACTGATGGCGCGAGGTGGCACGCGCTCTTTGATCGGCTGAGCCAAGCGGGAGTTCATCGTTCTTGGCGCCGCGCCGCGTTGCTCGCCCTAGCTCGATCCGAAGCTGCGGAAGCACTTCTCCAACGCGCATCGCCCGAGCTTCTCGCCAATGGCGCCGCACTGCTGCGCGAACTTATCCGAACGGTCATGGCTGTCGACGTGCTTCCGGCCGCAAAGGTCTTTGGGGCTGCGGGCGTCGACCCCGCGCTCATACCGTCATCGATCAACGTCCCACGCGGCCCAGCATGGACGACGTTGATTATCTGGCTCTTGGGTACCAGAGATGAAGTTCCCAACGAGGCCATTCCAGAGATCGTTCAGCTATTCGCGGCATTCTCGGTTGGCACGCTTGGCGCCACCGATATCACGCCGCTTACGACACAGCAGATCTATCGTTGGCTGAGGTTGATGGAGCCAAGAGACGCAATGCCGACGCCGAGCGAGGGCCCTGTGTTTTGGGCGCACCTTGATCGCGACGGGGTCCAGTCCCTGAAATCGGACCTCCGTGATGCATTCGTCATGTTCGCGCGGACAACGCCGGAGTTGGCCGCCGAATACCTTACGGCAGTGGGAAAGAGTGAGCATAACGAAGACATCGTGCGCAGCATCCTGAAGATGCGCGGCACGCTGGCGCAAGCAGCCCCAGCAGAGTTGGCTAATCTGATCGCGCAGGTATTAATCGCAAGGCCCCGGCAACATGAGCACTACTCCAAGATAGAGCGCGAGGATGTGTTTACGTACTACGATTACAACTTCCGCCCGACATCGTTGGCACAAAATCTATTCCTTGATTTATTGACCCATTCCCCCAAGGATGGACTGATCTTGGTTCATCGCTTGGTTGCGCACGCTCTCCTAACCGTAAGTCAACGAGCTGACCCTAGACTAAACAGTATCGACTTGGTCTTTCCAGAAGGTGCGCGTACGTTCACATGGACGCAGTCCTATGAATGGTCACGTTACAGCAACTTTTATGCCGTCACATCCGCTCTGATGGCACTCGAAGCATGGGCACACCACCGCATCGAGGCTGGCGAAGCGTTTGAAGCTGTCCTAGCAGACGTGCTTGGGCCGCAGGGTTCGTGCGCTGCGTACTTGCTGTTGGCAGTTGATCTCATCATTTCGCATTGGCCAAAATCGCTTGACGTGGCGGCGACTTTTCTAAGTTGTCCCGAACTGCTTTGCATGGATCACTCGCGTAAGGTGCAGGATCGTCTCGGTATCCCGGACCTATTCGGAGTTGGCGCCTTGCGTAATGAACCGGTCGGCAGTGTGACCGCCGCTGACCTGAGGCGCCGTCCCAGCCGAGGGACAGCACTTGACGAACTGCTTGGTAACTTCACATTCCTAGCAACCCCGGATCAACTTACGACACTGCGGACGCTGCTGGCGACCGCTGCAGCACGCCTGGGCGAACCCGCCACGAGTGCGCACCTGGGCAACCCGGAATTCATGGTTAGGTACGCACTGAACCTCTCGGATACCGCAAATTGGCAAGAGGTCGAAGTGACGCTCAAGGACGGTTCATCCGCAACTGCGCGCAAGTATGTATCGCCAGAGGCAGAGCAGACCCATCTACAAGCTTTACGAGACGCCGCGACTGAGCGAGAGTCAGATTTTGCTACGCGGTCTGTGCTAACCCTCGCAGTCGACGATCCCGCTCGGTTGCTGCCGGAGGGCCGGTCGGCGGCGGTGGCTTGGGCGCGGCGTTCGGCAAGAGCTACGACGGACATCGAATCCGACGACGATGACGGCGAGCGGCGGATGCAAGAGGAAGCGATTGTGACGGCCGCCATGATCGTCATGCGGGACGGCGATGATGCCTTGCGCGCCGAGCACGGGGAATGGGCGCGGTCGCAACTGGACACCACGCTTGCGGCGCTCGACGACAATCCTGACCGGCAGATGCGAGGGGGCCTGCGCTTCAATCCGACCGCGATCGCCTATGCCGGGTTGATCCACTCCTTGCGACATCGGTCAACGCCGGAAGACGTGCGGTTGCTTCTTGAGGTAGCGGCGACAGGAAACCACGCTGCCGCGCACGGCTTCGGGACGTCCGCCGCAGCCCTAGCGGAGGTCGACAGCCGGCTGCCGAGAGCTGTGCTCCGATGTGCTTTCAGCGCGAGTGTCGTGGAGAACCGAGCTTGGGATGCGTCGCCGGAAGATGTCGACGCTCGCAAGGCGCGCAGTTATGAACGGGCACGGACTGCCGTTGACGCTGAGATGGCATGGCTTGGTGGCGAAAGCCCGGAGCCAACCTGGCCGGCATTTCCGGTAGAGAAGGCTCGGCCGAGAAGGCGACTTCACTTACCCGGAATCCATATTGCTACGCCTGAAGCGCCAGTACCTTCGCCAGCAAAGCATGTAAATCATCAGGCTGCGGCTCTCTGGTTGCGCCAAGTGTTCGCCCTTCCTCACGATGACACGCGCCCTTGGCTCAACGAGATCGTGAAAGCCTACATGCCTTGGACGGCCCTCGCGAATGGAGCGAACCTAAACGACGGAGACGAAACGGACCGTCCGCCTTCTGAGTGGAACGATCCGTTCTTTGCGGCGGTTGCACGCTGCGTTGTCGGCCTGTCAACGCCTGAGGCCGCTGAACTGGCCGTGCGGCACATCGTTGCGCTCCCAGACCGGAATTTCTACGACGTGCTCGTCGATTTCTTGCGCAGCATCGACGCGGTGTACTTCGAGGGCGACAACATCTCAACGCAGGTAGCCATAGACACTCGGCGAGAACTCGCTGACCACATGATAACCACGCGTGGATGGGAACGTCTCAGCCGAAGCAGGGACTTGTCCATCGGAATGCACATTGGCCCGGCAATCGCCGTCTTGTTCTTCAACGACCACATGTACGGACAGGAATCGAAGTGCTACCTGTTTGAGAAGGGCGTGAAGCGAGTCGGCCCGTTTCTCCCTGTTCTGGGCAAACTGGTCAGCAAAGGGCCGTCACTCTTCGTCGCCCTAGTGTTGCTCAATCTACTTGAGGTTGCGCCACGGGTCGAGCAGCTAGATGTGCTCGTTGGGGCCGGAAGCGTATGGATCGAGGCCTATCCTGATTTCCGACAGCTGTGGATCGACCACGGTGTGGGTCGCCGTTGGTGCTTGTTGATAGAGGCCATCCGGGCACACAGCCCGGACAGCTTCAGCAAAACCGCGCCGTTTCGGCCTGCCATTGACACTCTTGTAGCGTCGCTAATTGCGCTTGGAGTGCCTGAGGCCAGGTGGCTGGAGGAGGAGCTTAGCAAGCTTTAAACAGCGAGTGGCCGATTTTATCCCTGAAGTGTGATGGTCAATGCTTGGGGACTGGTAGCATGTGCGAACTTCATATAGAAGCCTGCCATAACAGAAGGTATGCACTCATTTGGGCACTCATGGCATAGACCGATCAACATGAAGCCAAATCTCTTGGCTTGTTGATCCTACTCAGGCGCGATACCGCTATCGTTGGTGCGGATGCTCTCAAAGTATATGGTCAGAACTGGTAAGGGGTACTTATGATCCTGTTTCCAGCAAGCGATGTAGCCTGGCAATAACAGCAGGGTCAGACAAACCTGTATCCGGGTTGGTCTGTACCAGATGGTCATTATCTGCAGCATCCCAGCCGTGTGGCTGATCGTCAACCGCAACCCAGTGCGCCAGTCCAGCCCGTTCTACATAGCGGCGGATTTGCTGGTAGCGGTTGTGCAGGTCCCACCATGTGTTGCGACTACGGCTGCGGTACTCCCCTTCAAAGGCCATGGCACTGTGCCAGGTGGCACCGATTGTGCGGTTACGCAGGCTGGCAGGCAGGTAACGGCGTGCGCGGGTAAAGCCGAAGTCACGCGCCCAACTGGTGCTCAGTACGATCTGTACCTCCGGGTGTGAGGAGAGTACGTCCTCCAGCAAGGGCACCCACATGAACAGTTCACCTTCACCGTGCAGTACTGGTCGGCCCTTGATCAGATAGGCCGTGTCCGGGTGCAGGACGCCATCGAAGTCTAGGAACAGTATCATGTTGTCTCCTCAAGACCCAGCGCGTACATCAACGCTCGCTCCGCTGCAGATAGGGTTTGCCAATCCAGTTGCGGCAACGCGGATTCATACAGGCAGCGGCACGCTCTACCATCCAGCCGGGTTGCATGCGTGCGTGCTTTGGCCAAACGGGCCAGTACCGGGTAATCAGCCAATCGATATAGGGTGTTCAGAGCAGCTGAGGTGGCCATGGCCTCTCTCCGGCTTGGTCTTGCAGGGTTGATTGATTGTAGCTGGCTTGACGAAGGCCAAACAACCGTGTGGCTTGGCCAAGCCCTTGATTTGGGCTCTCTGAAGAAGCCTGTGGCAGGGAATGCTCCGTGGCCCTATGTGACTACAAACTTCGCCAGCAAGGTGTTTGTACGAGGTCTAGCCGGGGGAGCGCTTATGACGACGCCAGTCCATAAACAAGTCGGCAATGCTGCGATACCAGTCTGGGGCTTCGTCAAAGTCTTTCTCAAGATGATTGTACCGAAGCGTCCCTGCACGCCACGCCCCTTCTAACCGAGTCGCCAGATCAACCATCAGCCAGGCTGCCAACTGAATCAGGTGATGTCGTGCCACCAGTGGCTGAGTCTCAACAAATACCCGTCCGGCAATCTCAATGGGGTCATCTACCCCCAAGGTCTTGGAAACATACTGTCGTAAGCTTATCGTTTTGTAGCGAGATACCATCAATCGAATCAATTGATGCATCACCCGGAGCTTATCCGGCACCATACCTGCCCCCGCAGGCTCGGTGAGTGCTCGACACAATCCCAGATGAAAGCTCAAGGCTTGACTGTCATAGCCCCATATCTCCTGTCGAGGTGCCTCGACAAGCGAGAAACCACAGGCGTGACAATCTGCCATGGAGCCCACCTCGAAGACGCTTCCTCGCCCCATTTCCATTCGATGGTACACCACAGGCATACCGCACGCCGGGCACCGGTCATGCAGCATCACGCCATGCCGCATGCACATCGTATTAAAAGAAACCCGCCATGCTCTTCGAAAATAGGGACACTCATCCTCAGCAAGGCAAACGGGACAAAACTGCACCCCATAGCCTCTGCGACTTCGGTGGTAGACCATCAGGGTCTGAACCCAGGGCAAGGTCCCGCTTGGGCGGAAGTGCGGGTAGAGTATCCCCTCATAGGCTCTCAGGGTAGTGCCGTAAACAATCTGCCTGGGCGTTCCAGTTTGCTCCACCAGTGCATTGATCAGCCACACCGGGGCAAGCCGGTCCGAATCTCGGTTCCAGACCTGATGCCGACCGCCAAAAACCCGATTGCAAAAAGTTTGTGCCTTCAAGCCATGCCCCCAGGCCAGCCTGATCAGCCAGGAAGTCAGCAGCTCATCGGGGTAAGGCTTGTACCTGACAGGCCACAGCGAGGCAGTCAGGCCTTTCATGGTGGCTAGAAACGGCGGTGCAATTTACGCCTGGAAGGCGGCACCCAGTGAATGGTACGGATGCGCTCCAGCGTAATTTCTTCCGCCTTGCTGCGAATGGCGTCCACAGCCAACTCCTTGAAAAGGTCACACAGATCACCCAAGGTGCCCTCGCTGCGCAGACACATCTCGCTCATCAACTCTGGAGACTTCAGATTGGACGGTTTATGCAGTGGCGTTCGCCGCTCCAGCGTGGCCAGCAGTGTGCCCACCTCCCTGCCTGGCCGCCACAGAGGCAACTCTTCGGGCATAAACCGGCTAGACATCTGGGGATCAGCCACGAAGGCGTTGTAGGCATCTTCGATGCCGGCAGCAATGATCGACACCTTGGTTTCATTGCCCAGGCTCTTGAGTGCATTGCGAAAATCCCGCTGCCGGTTCAAGCTACCCGCAATCAGGTGGTGGATCTCATCCACAATCAAGACCTTGACCCCCAACACCCGAAAGAGGTGCTTGACCTGAGAGTTTTTCTCCTGAATCGAGGCACTGGGTTTGTACGGTGCCATCAATGCATCCAGAATGCGAGTATAGAATGCCGATACATCGGGTGAAGAGGGAGCTTCGACCATCACCACCGGACATCTCGTGACTTCCGCTGTCGGATCCAGATCAGGTGGATGCAAAGATATGAAACGCTCCAGCAATGAGGTCTTCCCATTGAAAGAAGGAGCAACCAACAGCATGTTCGGCATGCGGGTGATTTGCGGATAATTCAGCAAATCCTCCATCCTGGACAGGATCGCCTTGGCACGATCGTAGCTCATCCAGGTCCCTGCCTGAATAGCGCGAATGCGGACATCATCCGGTTCATCCAGCAAGCGCTCTGCCTCTGGGCTGAGGCGTGATCTGGTCTCAGATTGATCCATTACTCATCATCCAATGCATCAACTTCATCCGGGTTGTATCCCCGTACCATCGGAGGTGGCGCACTGGGCACAACGGGTTGAGAAACAGTCGGCATGGTCTGCTTCTTTACCTCTCGCTGCTTGGCTTGCTCAACCCGTCGCTGCGCCTCACGCCGGGCCGTCTTGGTCTTGGCAGCCGCGGCCGCCTCCAGTGCACGCTGTTCGTTCACGATGGCAAAGACCACCATCTCATTGTCCGGGTCGATACCCTTTGCCTTCGCAGCACGTTGAGCATTGCGAAGCTCCCAGATGCTTACGGGAGGATGGCTGGTGTCTCGGTAGGGAATGGCACAAAAGCGACCGCTGAGCTCATCGAAAAAGTATAGCTGGCTGATATCCCGAGGGTCTCGATGGAAGCGGAATTTGCGCTTGTGTTTCGGAAAATCCGGGTGCGGAGCATTGATCCAGGGACGCAAGACATCGTGGTAATAATGCACATTGTCGATGACCACACCATAACCTTGGACTGGCCGCTCCACATAGGGCGTGAAATGGATCCTCAATACCTCTTCATCAAGGCGTCGAGCTGGTAAACCTCGCCCTGGCTTTTTCTTGGTACCCAGCAGTCCTTCCCGAAACTTCTGCAGTGGCGCCATAGCAATACCAGTGTGGATATCACGGTGATAGCGGGCAAAGAACAGAATCAGCCAGCGCTCGATCTCGGCGAAGGTCATGCAGGCATTCCCCTCCGCGTCATATTCCCCTTTCTCATCCGGCCCGGAAAAGGTCGACCCTTTCACGCTCTTGAGGCCCTGCGTCACTGTTCCCATCAGGCGCTCGATGTGCGCACCATAACGCGGCTTCTTCACTGGCCGCAGATGGATGTCGATATCGTATTCCCTGCACGCCATCTTCAGCATGTCTCCGCGAAACTCCTTGGCATTATCCATATGGATAGCGCCCATCACACCCCAACACGGCCAGGTGATCTGTTCTGAAATCGCCAGCTGTCTGAGCCAAGCTTCTTTCGGCAGTATGGCGTGTGAGATGCACATCCCCGCTGACATGGCCGAAGGGGGGTCCAGAGACAAATACATCCCCAGGCATACCCTGCTGTCGACATCAATGGCCAATGTAATCCATGCTCGGTTTATTGGCTTGCGGTGCTCATCGTCAACGATAATCACAGGCAGCAGGGTATGGTCAATCTGGACGATGGCCAAGGGCCAATCGGCATCTGGAATACTGCCCTTGCCTGGATCATGCAAGGCGTAAGCTGCAGCTTCGCCTAGTCGTCGGCGAGTACGCTCACGACCTGATGTCCGTTTCAGACGAAGTCGAATGGTATTGGTTGCCGGAAGGCGTAACCCAGCATTTGAGCAACGGCGTCGGATTTCCAGGATAGTCTCAGCAATCGAGGGTTTCTGATCGGTATCATGGAAGCCCTCGATCACATCCTGAATGATGAGCTCAACCTCCGGTGAAATCCGCCGCCCTGCTTTTCCTCCTCCACCCCGCCCTCGCATGGGTAACAGTGACGAGAGCAACCCGGTACGTCTGAAAGCGTCCAACCAGCGATAGACGGTCGCCCGGTTAACAGCTGCCTCAGCGGCAATCTGCTCGGCCATCTTGGTGCCATACAATGACTGGTTGACCAATAATGGCTCCAGCCATTTTCTGCGTTGCTCCGCCAGTACCCAATCTACCTCGGGAATCCTCGACAGATCGATCTCCTCGACACCTGGAACAGCCTCTACTGGAAGATGCTGAGGGGGGCGCAGATCGCCAATCGTCAGCAACACACTGGCACCCGTTTCAATGTCCTTGGCCAGAATCTTGTTCAGGTCGGCAACGGCGACAACCACATAGTCACGTCCATTGTTGCTGACGGTCGCGCCTTTGGTCAGCGATAACTGGTTGGGAATCACCTTGGCCATGCACGAGCGCCTCCCCGCGAAATGAGGACTTCACTTCCAAATGGCTCATCCATGTTGGTAACCAGATGGCCCGTCAGCAGCATTGACCAGATAACCGGCAACCAGCGCAGTCTGTCATCGTCAGTTTGTGCCAGCCGATCCAGCACGCTACGATGTGAGCAGGGGAAGTCCGGCATACAATCAAGTACGCAATCAATGTCTTCGACAACCAGTGTAGTATTTCTGTACGCTCGCAAGAACTTCAGGTTCGCCAAGCGAGGTGTCCGGATCTGATGCTGGTCGACGATCTTGAACTCCCAGCCACGCTCCTCGGCAAACTGCCTCGCAAACTCGAATTTGATCGCGTACTTATCAGCATGCTTGGCTAGGTCGTCAGTGTGTTTGACATCAACCAGACTACTCTTGGGTTCCACCCCTGCAACAGGGTCCGGACAGTAGTGCACCAGAACATCCGGCACATAGCCGCGGGGCACACCCGGGACAGGTATCCTGACGGGTTGGGGCTCGAAAGAGTCGACCGTTTCGTCGAAATCAAGCAGGAGGAAGTAGTCCTTTTCGAGCAAGGACTCAAAGGCATCGATCTGGGCGTTTTTGCGACTGGAGTAGCCGCCCGTTACCACCAGATGATTTTTAGGGATTTTGCGTACCGGCATCCAGGAGACCTCCTTGGCCACGGCAATAGTCGCCTCCACTTCTGGAGTTTGTCGCATTCAATACTGAAAGAAAAGCCCCAAGGCAAGGAGATTTTCTCAATCAACTGAGTCTCCGGTCAGTAGTGGTGAGCGATCAGGATTAAATGCGAAGATGAAGTAAGGAATGCGAAAGATCAGTTTATGCTTTCGCATTCTTTTTTGGTATGGCCCATGATCTAGATGGGGTTAGCGGTAGCCCTCCAAAAGAGGAGGCTGCCCTCCATTGCTGCCAGACGCATGGCCTCTACCCTTGGAAACTAAAGCCGGTAAGCTGACCAAAGCCGAAGCTGCTACCTTTGCTGCTGTTCCGGCTGTGGACGTTGGCCTGGTTGACGGCGGCTGCGAGCTCAATGTTGCGGGCGGCATCAAGGTCGATGTCCTTGGCCTGCAGCTTGGCGCCTTCGGTGCGGATGTCGGTGTCACGGGCGAGCAGGACAATGCTTTGTGCCTGCAGATTGCTGCCTTTGGCGGTGCTGCTGCTACTGTCGCTGCTGCTGGAGGATTTGCTGTTGCTGAAGCCGACCGAGATGCCGATGCCGGGGTTGTTGTTGGTTTGTTGCCCGCCCTGGCCGTTGGTGCCTTGGCCGCCTTGGGTGCTGTCGCTGCCCTGAGTGTTGCTGTCCTTGGCAGGGGCGTCACGCTCTGCCTTGTACTGATCCCACTTCTTCTGATCCGTCGCCAGTTTGTAGCTGTCGTAGCCAGCCTTGAGGGCGAGCGCGGTGTCGAGATGGCTGTTTTTATGAGACGTCAGGGATTATCCGGGACCCAGCACATAGATCCGCATGATATTTGTCATGACAACAAATTCTCGGCGTTCACCTCACATACAGCCCCACATCGGAAAGAACTGATATTATTCTATCCTTGCAATACGATGGAAATGCGATACGTAACTCATGCAGATCATCAAATCCCCAATCGATCGCGGCGCTCACTAATAACTCAACATATGAAGCTATTTCTGCCTCAGGCAAATCCGGCATTGTTTGGTGATGCACCAAGACAATACGCTCCTCAATCCAACCCAAATCCCTAAGACAATCATACAGCGCGTTTAAATTTTTACCAAAGTAATCTGGAAATAGCAGGACTTCGCTTAAATTTTGAAGCAAAGCATCAAATGATTTAATGTCACTGGAAACAATGGCATTAAAAGCGCCAGCAACAAAATTCTCGCTCTCATTTTCATAAAAAAAAATCACATTACTAAGCAATTTATTAATCAATCCTTATAAAAGTATTGTAATGATCAGGGGTGTAGTATTTTTCCCCATTTCTTCCCACAACAATTCTTTGTGGTCCTGGACCAGAAACTCCAGGAGTGGGAACGACATATTCTTTGTAATAGCCTGCAGGATGCATGGGTAAGAGAGGGTTAGCTCCTGGTCGTGGTGGGCGATTTTGGAATATTGAACCATCATTCCTATGCGGATAACTTCCTCCATTCTTTATCCTATCTAAAGTAGGTCCAAGATCTACCGCCCCCTCATACATGGCCCCAGTTCTTTGATCTCTAACCACAACACCGACAATTACCCTAACAGGCTTATCGTCTGTAGCCTGCGAAGCATGTGAGCCTGCTTGCGGATTAGATCCAACTCCACCCACCCCAGTTTGAGGTGCAGGCAAAGCTGGTGTACCACTTGCCAGATTGGCGGTGATGATCTTCTCGACACCACTTTCATAGACTACGCCAAGATGCTGGTCTT is a genomic window of Leeia aquatica containing:
- a CDS encoding barstar family protein — translated: MIFFYENESENFVAGAFNAIVSSDIKSFDALLQNLSEVLLFPDYFGKNLNALYDCLRDLGWIEERIVLVHHQTMPDLPEAEIASYVELLVSAAIDWGFDDLHELRIAFPSYCKDRIISVLSDVGLYVR